A genomic window from Gymnodinialimonas ceratoperidinii includes:
- a CDS encoding AbrB family transcriptional regulator, with amino-acid sequence MLILLRTYVIAAVGVVAFYLLNLPLPFLLGPIFACLVAALFGVSMRGNATINDAMRAILGVAVGATLSMSVVVSMGAMWPTLLMMPIMIAIIGVVGIPYFQKLWGFDFPTSYYSAMPGGLQDMLAFGEDAGGNIRTLSLVHATRVLVIVTILPFILAGAWEVDLSNPPGAPAATLPLAQMAWMVAAGLVGWRVAKAVGLFGASILGPLIAAAILAVSGILDYRPPAEAIFVAQFFIGMTVGAKYAGITGVEVRRDVVAALGYCVVILIIAGAFAEAAVALGLAPHMEALLAFAPGGQAEMTVLALIAGADVAFVVSHHLFRIVTVIIGAPIASRLFDR; translated from the coding sequence GTGCTGATCCTGCTGCGCACCTATGTCATCGCGGCGGTAGGCGTCGTCGCCTTCTACCTCCTCAACCTGCCTCTGCCATTCCTCCTCGGGCCGATATTCGCCTGCCTCGTGGCCGCGCTTTTCGGCGTTTCCATGCGCGGCAACGCGACGATCAACGACGCGATGCGCGCGATCCTGGGCGTGGCGGTCGGGGCGACGTTGAGCATGAGCGTGGTCGTCAGCATGGGCGCGATGTGGCCCACGCTTCTGATGATGCCCATCATGATCGCGATCATCGGCGTGGTCGGCATCCCCTATTTCCAGAAGCTCTGGGGCTTCGACTTTCCGACCAGTTACTACTCCGCGATGCCCGGCGGCTTGCAGGATATGCTGGCCTTTGGCGAGGACGCGGGCGGCAACATTCGCACGTTGTCGCTGGTTCACGCGACCCGTGTCTTGGTGATCGTCACGATCCTGCCTTTCATCCTCGCCGGAGCTTGGGAGGTCGACCTCAGCAATCCCCCCGGCGCGCCCGCAGCGACGCTGCCCTTGGCGCAGATGGCGTGGATGGTCGCCGCGGGATTGGTCGGATGGCGCGTTGCGAAGGCGGTCGGGCTCTTCGGGGCCTCGATCCTCGGGCCTTTGATTGCGGCGGCGATCCTCGCGGTCAGCGGCATCCTTGACTACCGCCCGCCGGCCGAAGCGATTTTCGTGGCACAATTCTTCATTGGGATGACAGTCGGAGCGAAATACGCGGGCATCACCGGCGTGGAAGTGCGCCGCGATGTGGTGGCGGCCTTAGGGTATTGCGTGGTGATCCTGATCATCGCGGGCGCCTTTGCCGAGGCCGCGGTCGCCCTTGGCCTCGCGCCCCACATGGAGGCGCTTCTGGCCTTCGCCCCCGGCGGACAGGCCGAGATGACGGTGCTCGCGCTGATCGCAGGCGCGGACGTGGCCTTCGTGGTGTCCCACCACCTGTTCCGCATCGTGACCGTCATCATCGGCGCGCCCATCGCGTCGCGCCTCTTCGATCGTTAG
- the kynU gene encoding kynureninase, translated as MTLPKKEKFVIPEGTIYLDGNSLGPLPADVPAHVATVVADQWGANLIKGWNVDKWMAQPTRVGDRIGRLIGAPEGTVVMGETLSLKVYQALSAALQMRPDRKVVLSDSGNFPTDLYMADGLIKQLDKGHELRVVAPEDVAGAIDETVAAVMITQVDYRTGRTHDMRALTEAAHEAGAVMIWDLAHSAGALPVDMEASGAEFAVGCTYKYLNGGPGAPAFIYVRPDIVNDIKPALAGWLGHEAPFAFDMDYRPGTGIERMRVGTPPVLQLSALEKALEVWDDVDMEELRAASIALSEQFIKEVEASCPDLTLASPRDPALRGSQVSFHFENGYAAMQALIARGVIGDFRAPDIMRFGFTPLYLDAGDVTQAVEILSEILRDRLWDTPEYTTRKRVT; from the coding sequence ATGACACTGCCAAAAAAAGAAAAATTCGTCATTCCCGAGGGCACGATCTACCTCGACGGCAACTCTCTGGGGCCGCTGCCCGCCGATGTGCCGGCCCATGTCGCGACGGTGGTCGCCGATCAATGGGGTGCCAACCTGATCAAGGGCTGGAACGTCGACAAATGGATGGCGCAGCCGACGCGGGTCGGGGACCGGATCGGCCGTCTGATCGGCGCGCCCGAAGGCACCGTCGTCATGGGCGAGACCTTGTCGCTCAAGGTCTATCAGGCTCTTTCCGCCGCCCTTCAGATGCGACCCGACCGCAAGGTCGTCCTGTCGGACAGCGGCAACTTTCCGACCGATCTCTACATGGCGGACGGGTTGATCAAGCAACTCGACAAGGGGCACGAGCTGCGGGTCGTGGCGCCCGAAGACGTCGCCGGTGCCATCGATGAGACCGTCGCGGCCGTGATGATCACGCAAGTCGACTATCGCACCGGCCGCACCCACGACATGCGCGCATTGACCGAGGCCGCCCACGAGGCGGGCGCTGTGATGATCTGGGATCTGGCCCATTCGGCGGGGGCACTGCCCGTCGACATGGAAGCGTCGGGCGCGGAATTCGCGGTGGGCTGCACCTACAAATACCTCAACGGCGGGCCGGGCGCGCCGGCCTTCATCTACGTGCGCCCCGACATCGTCAACGACATCAAACCGGCGCTTGCGGGCTGGTTGGGCCATGAAGCGCCCTTCGCCTTCGACATGGATTACCGCCCCGGCACCGGGATCGAGCGGATGCGCGTCGGCACCCCGCCGGTGCTCCAACTGTCCGCGCTGGAGAAGGCGTTGGAGGTCTGGGACGACGTGGACATGGAGGAGCTTCGCGCCGCCTCGATCGCGCTCTCCGAGCAGTTCATCAAGGAGGTCGAGGCGTCCTGTCCCGATCTGACGCTTGCCAGCCCGCGAGACCCTGCGCTGCGCGGCTCTCAGGTCTCGTTCCATTTCGAGAACGGCTATGCCGCGATGCAGGCCTTGATTGCCCGAGGGGTCATCGGTGATTTCCGCGCGCCCGATATCATGCGCTTCGGGTTCACACCGCTCTATCTCGATGCTGGTGACGTGACGCAAGCTGTTGAAATTTTGTCTGAAATCCTGCGCGACAGGCTTTGGGACACACCGGAATACACCACTCGAAAGCGGGTGACGTAG
- a CDS encoding Rieske (2Fe-2S) protein gives MNADAWKTFPNAPLPGTRICATADAPTTGVKSFDIDGFPLILVASAEGLRAYVNACPHQFLPLDWRSSAILSGDGDLLRCSNHDAGFDACTGAGIDGFAQGCALDPVPISVHEDALLIGGPSEN, from the coding sequence GTGAACGCGGACGCGTGGAAAACCTTCCCGAATGCGCCACTGCCCGGCACGCGCATCTGCGCCACTGCCGATGCGCCGACCACTGGCGTGAAAAGCTTCGATATCGACGGCTTTCCCCTGATCCTCGTGGCCTCAGCCGAGGGGCTTCGCGCCTATGTGAACGCTTGCCCGCACCAGTTCCTGCCGTTGGACTGGCGCAGCAGCGCGATCCTTTCGGGCGATGGAGACTTGCTGCGATGCTCCAATCACGACGCCGGCTTCGATGCTTGCACCGGCGCAGGCATCGACGGTTTCGCGCAGGGCTGTGCTCTGGACCCCGTGCCGATATCGGTCCATGAAGACGCGCTGCTGATCGGCGGCCCATCTGAAAATTAA
- a CDS encoding acyl-CoA dehydrogenase has protein sequence MTATPEAARAKPAALVWDDPFLLENQLSEEERMIRDSARAYCQEALGARVVMANRHETFDREIMTEMGDMGLLGATIPEEYGGIGANYVSYGLVAREVERVDSGYRSAMSVQSSLVMHPIFAYGTEAQRQKYLPELASGRMVGCFGLTEPDHGSDPGSMVTRAKPVDGGYSISGAKNWITNSPIADVFIIWAKSDAHDGKIKGFILEKGMKGLNAPKIEGKFSLRASITGMIQMDEVFVPEDNLLPEVSGLAGPFGCLNRARFGIAWGAMGAAEACFHAAREYTMDRKQFGRPLAQTQLIQKKLADMQAEIALGLQGALQLGRMFDDHTAPAELISLMKRNNCGKALAIAREARDMHGGNGVSDEYGVIRHVMNLEAVNTYEGTHDVHALIMGRGITGLQAFA, from the coding sequence ATGACCGCCACCCCCGAAGCCGCCCGCGCGAAACCTGCGGCGTTGGTCTGGGACGACCCCTTCCTGCTGGAGAACCAACTGTCGGAAGAAGAGCGGATGATCCGCGACTCGGCGCGGGCCTATTGCCAGGAGGCGCTCGGCGCGCGGGTGGTGATGGCCAACCGGCACGAGACGTTTGACCGCGAAATCATGACCGAGATGGGCGACATGGGTTTGCTTGGCGCGACCATCCCCGAGGAATACGGTGGCATCGGGGCCAATTACGTCTCCTACGGCCTCGTCGCCCGCGAAGTGGAGCGGGTCGACAGCGGCTACCGCTCGGCGATGTCGGTGCAGAGCTCCCTCGTCATGCATCCGATCTTCGCCTATGGCACCGAGGCGCAGCGCCAGAAGTACCTGCCCGAGCTGGCCTCGGGCCGCATGGTCGGCTGCTTCGGCCTGACCGAGCCCGACCACGGCTCGGACCCCGGATCGATGGTGACGCGCGCCAAGCCGGTCGACGGCGGCTATTCGATCTCGGGTGCCAAGAACTGGATCACCAACTCGCCCATCGCCGATGTCTTCATCATCTGGGCCAAGTCCGACGCCCATGACGGCAAGATCAAGGGCTTCATCCTCGAGAAGGGCATGAAGGGCCTGAACGCGCCCAAGATCGAGGGCAAGTTCTCGCTCCGCGCCTCGATCACCGGGATGATCCAGATGGACGAGGTCTTCGTGCCGGAAGACAACTTGCTGCCCGAAGTCAGCGGCCTCGCCGGCCCCTTCGGCTGCCTCAACCGCGCCCGCTTCGGCATCGCCTGGGGCGCCATGGGCGCGGCCGAGGCCTGCTTCCACGCGGCCCGCGAGTACACGATGGACCGCAAGCAGTTCGGACGCCCGCTGGCGCAGACGCAGCTGATCCAGAAGAAGCTCGCTGACATGCAGGCAGAGATCGCCCTTGGCCTGCAGGGCGCGCTGCAACTGGGCCGCATGTTCGACGATCACACGGCGCCCGCCGAGCTGATCTCGCTGATGAAACGCAACAACTGCGGCAAGGCCCTCGCCATCGCCCGCGAGGCCCGCGACATGCACGGCGGCAACGGCGTCAGCGACGAATACGGCGTCATCCGCCACGTGATGAACCTCGAAGCGGTCAACACCTACGAGGGCACCCACGACGTCCACGCCCTGATCATGGGCCGCGGCATCACCGGCCTGCAGGCCTTCGCCTGA
- a CDS encoding tryptophan 2,3-dioxygenase, translated as MAENPEDDGARMSFKDAMSYGDYLSLDPILGASKPLSNAHDEMLFIIQHQTSELWMRLALHELDAARAALAQGEDQPVFKMLTRVARIFEQLNNAWDVLRTMTPSEYTDFREDLGQSSGFQSHQYRLIEYILGNRNTAMMRVHEHRKDLHQMLTQELSQPSLYDVAVTRLGETLGRELPSGPLDAPHTAHKEIEDAWAQVYRDPKAHWSLYELAEKLVDLEDYFRRWRFNHVTTVERVIGFKRGTGGTSGVSYLRRMLDVELFPELWNVRGQL; from the coding sequence ATGGCGGAGAACCCCGAAGACGACGGCGCGAGAATGTCCTTCAAGGATGCAATGAGCTACGGCGATTACCTGTCGCTAGACCCGATCCTCGGGGCATCCAAACCCCTCAGCAACGCCCATGACGAGATGCTGTTCATCATCCAGCACCAGACGTCGGAGCTGTGGATGCGTCTGGCATTGCATGAGTTGGACGCCGCCCGGGCGGCGCTCGCGCAGGGCGAGGATCAGCCGGTCTTCAAGATGCTCACCCGCGTGGCGCGCATCTTCGAACAGCTCAACAACGCCTGGGACGTTCTGCGCACGATGACGCCCTCGGAATACACCGATTTCCGCGAGGATTTGGGCCAGTCGAGCGGTTTCCAGTCTCACCAATACCGCCTGATCGAATACATCCTCGGCAACCGCAACACCGCGATGATGCGCGTGCACGAGCACCGCAAGGACCTGCACCAGATGCTGACGCAGGAGCTCTCTCAGCCCTCCCTCTACGATGTTGCAGTCACGCGCTTGGGAGAGACGCTCGGACGCGAGTTGCCAAGCGGCCCGCTTGATGCGCCGCACACGGCCCACAAGGAGATCGAGGACGCATGGGCGCAGGTCTACCGCGATCCGAAAGCCCATTGGAGCCTCTACGAGTTGGCCGAGAAACTGGTCGATCTGGAAGATTACTTCCGGCGCTGGCGCTTCAACCACGTCACCACCGTGGAGCGGGTCATCGGCTTCAAACGCGGCACTGGCGGCACCTCGGGGGTGAGCTATTTACGCCGTATGCTGGACGTGGAATTGTTCCCCGAACTCTGGAACGTGAGGGGTCAGCTATGA
- a CDS encoding alpha/beta fold hydrolase: protein MNTAPALPLLLIPGMMCDARLFAPQIAAFSSHRSVMVANLTGQETIAGFAEDILENAPPRFALAGLSMGGIVAMEIMARAPERVSHLALLDTNPLAEPLERARARLPQIEAVQAGGLRRIMRDEMKPNYLADGPRVGEILDLCMEMAEALGAEAFVQQSCALATRPDQMETLAQIAVPTLVLCGSEDGLCPPERHRLMRDTIPGAHLDIIEGAGHLPTLEQPDRTNAALASWLQRPC, encoded by the coding sequence ATGAACACCGCCCCTGCCCTGCCCCTGCTGCTGATCCCCGGCATGATGTGCGACGCGCGGCTTTTCGCGCCCCAGATCGCCGCCTTCTCGAGCCATCGATCTGTCATGGTCGCCAATCTGACCGGGCAGGAGACCATCGCGGGCTTTGCAGAGGACATCCTTGAGAACGCCCCGCCCCGGTTCGCGCTGGCGGGCCTTTCCATGGGCGGGATCGTCGCCATGGAGATCATGGCCCGCGCGCCGGAACGGGTCAGCCATCTCGCCCTTCTCGACACCAACCCCTTGGCCGAGCCGCTCGAGCGGGCCCGTGCCCGGCTGCCTCAGATCGAGGCGGTTCAAGCCGGAGGCCTGCGCCGGATCATGCGCGACGAGATGAAGCCGAACTACCTCGCGGATGGGCCGCGTGTGGGGGAGATCCTCGATCTTTGCATGGAGATGGCGGAAGCCCTGGGCGCCGAAGCATTTGTCCAGCAATCCTGCGCCCTTGCCACGCGACCCGACCAGATGGAGACCCTTGCGCAGATCGCCGTGCCGACCCTCGTGCTCTGCGGGTCTGAAGACGGGCTCTGCCCGCCAGAGCGGCATCGGCTGATGCGGGACACGATCCCCGGCGCCCACCTCGACATCATCGAAGGCGCCGGTCACCTGCCGACGTTGGAGCAACCAGACCGCACCAACGCCGCCTTGGCCAGCTGGCTGCAGCGCCCGTGCTGA
- a CDS encoding LysR family transcriptional regulator, translated as MTKPPPTPKPAQRQKLPPLNGLRAFEAVARLGSFVAAADELYVTPAAISQQIKALEGWLGLTLFDRHAQGVTLTDAGRNAVPDLTRAFDLMGGAVGTLLRKASPLTIRIATLPSVAHLWLAPRLGALRAAVPDLRISVTTRETPPNLMREPFDLSLFVLDPIAGEGTLTVAPDEIFPVCTPEIAARLTSPSDLNRETLLRDDSWHEDWMWWNTRTGAGLELQPSGPVFSLYGLALEEAKHGAGVLMGHGFLVEEQLASGALVAPLGKRVPLSQNLCLRLGKPRGQDEVIDRIVEALLAN; from the coding sequence ATGACCAAGCCACCTCCGACCCCAAAGCCCGCGCAACGGCAAAAATTGCCACCCCTCAACGGGTTGCGCGCCTTTGAGGCTGTGGCCCGACTCGGCAGCTTCGTGGCAGCCGCTGATGAGCTATACGTCACGCCCGCCGCGATTTCGCAGCAGATCAAGGCCCTTGAGGGCTGGTTGGGATTAACCCTCTTCGATCGTCACGCGCAGGGTGTCACCCTGACAGATGCCGGTCGGAACGCGGTGCCCGATCTGACGCGGGCGTTCGATTTGATGGGTGGCGCCGTCGGCACGTTGCTCCGCAAGGCCAGCCCGCTCACCATCCGCATCGCCACCTTGCCGAGCGTCGCGCACCTCTGGCTCGCCCCGCGCCTTGGCGCTCTGCGGGCCGCCGTGCCGGACCTGCGCATTTCCGTCACCACGCGCGAGACGCCGCCGAACCTGATGCGCGAGCCGTTCGACCTGAGCCTGTTCGTCCTCGACCCGATCGCCGGCGAAGGCACCTTGACCGTGGCCCCGGACGAGATCTTCCCCGTCTGCACGCCCGAAATCGCCGCCCGCCTGACCTCGCCGTCGGATCTGAACCGGGAGACATTGCTGCGCGATGACAGTTGGCACGAGGACTGGATGTGGTGGAACACCCGCACCGGCGCGGGGCTGGAGTTGCAGCCATCGGGGCCTGTCTTCTCGCTCTACGGGCTGGCTTTGGAGGAAGCGAAACACGGCGCGGGCGTGCTCATGGGACATGGCTTTCTGGTGGAAGAACAACTGGCAAGCGGCGCCTTGGTCGCCCCCTTAGGCAAACGCGTGCCGTTGAGCCAGAACCTTTGCCTGCGCCTTGGCAAGCCGCGCGGGCAGGATGAGGTCATTGACCGGATCGTAGAAGCTCTGCTGGCGAATTGA
- a CDS encoding metal ABC transporter permease, whose product MSSFFSALLLQGGYNAALVAIGASLLGFAAGAGGSFLFLRKRALVSDAVAHATLPGVGLAFIVMVLLGGDGRSLPGLLAGSAISAWLGLLAVEWIVRRTRLSEDAAIGAILSVFFGLGVVLLTVIQSMSQGRQAGLESFLLGSTAGMLFQDAVLIAGGGAAVVALIWILRRPMTLVAFDPGFAAARGVDVRRVDLAMMGLVLAVTVIGLKLVGLILIVALLIIPPVTARFWSERAEAVVWSAGALGAVSGYVGAAVSASAPALPTGPIIVLISAALFVLSLLFAPARGVLASVLARRAFQARVHRRQGLLALSRSEPIHDPLTVKILRRENLMRADGVATAEGRAAGEKISRDERRWSIARKQHLDTALTGRYDGLTPIESVFTADEIAHFDAAMERNA is encoded by the coding sequence ATGAGCTCTTTCTTCAGCGCGCTTTTGTTGCAAGGTGGCTACAACGCCGCGCTGGTGGCCATCGGTGCCTCGCTTCTGGGGTTCGCGGCGGGCGCGGGGGGCAGCTTCCTGTTCCTGCGCAAACGCGCGCTGGTCTCGGACGCCGTGGCCCATGCGACCCTGCCGGGCGTCGGGCTGGCCTTCATCGTGATGGTCCTGCTTGGGGGCGACGGACGCAGCCTTCCGGGCCTGCTGGCAGGATCCGCCATATCCGCCTGGCTCGGGCTTCTGGCCGTGGAATGGATCGTGCGCCGGACACGCCTGTCGGAAGACGCGGCGATCGGCGCCATCCTCTCGGTCTTCTTCGGCTTGGGCGTGGTCCTGCTGACGGTGATCCAGAGCATGAGCCAGGGCCGGCAAGCCGGGTTGGAGAGCTTCTTGCTCGGCTCGACCGCCGGGATGCTGTTCCAAGACGCGGTCCTGATCGCGGGAGGCGGGGCTGCCGTGGTGGCGCTGATCTGGATATTGCGCCGCCCGATGACGCTGGTGGCCTTCGACCCCGGCTTCGCCGCCGCGCGGGGGGTGGACGTGCGCCGGGTCGATCTTGCGATGATGGGGCTGGTGCTGGCCGTGACGGTGATCGGCTTGAAGCTCGTCGGCCTGATCCTGATCGTGGCGCTTCTGATCATCCCGCCGGTCACCGCGCGTTTCTGGTCGGAACGCGCCGAGGCGGTGGTCTGGTCCGCCGGCGCCCTCGGCGCAGTGTCGGGCTATGTCGGCGCGGCTGTGTCGGCCTCCGCCCCGGCTTTGCCGACCGGCCCGATCATCGTGCTGATCTCGGCCGCGCTGTTCGTCCTCTCCCTGCTCTTCGCCCCGGCCCGCGGCGTTCTGGCCTCGGTCCTCGCGCGCCGCGCCTTTCAGGCCCGCGTGCATCGGCGGCAGGGGCTTCTGGCTCTTAGCCGGTCCGAGCCCATCCATGATCCGCTCACGGTCAAGATCCTGCGCCGCGAGAACCTGATGCGCGCCGACGGGGTTGCGACGGCGGAAGGGCGCGCGGCGGGCGAGAAAATCTCCCGTGACGAGCGGCGTTGGTCCATCGCCCGCAAGCAGCACCTCGATACCGCCCTGACGGGGCGCTATGACGGTCTCACCCCGATCGAGAGCGTCTTCACCGCCGACGAGATCGCCCATTTCGATGCCGCCATGGAGAGGAACGCCTGA
- a CDS encoding metal ABC transporter permease, with protein sequence MGAEFVQFSLTPILIGMFAAMACALPGNFLILRRQALIGDAISHVVLPGIVVAFLITGTVTTWPMLLGAAGAALLAVVLIEAVRRLGRIEPGAAMGVVFTSLFAAGVLLLEQSDTSSVHLDVEHALMGNLEQLIWLRADGWGSLLDPEALAHLPPELPRMAVVAAIIGLLTLVFWRPLKLASFDEGFARALGLPVTLIGLGLVTAAAAAAVAAFDAVGSIIVIAMFICPPAAARLMTNRLGKQVAWSMLFACISAIAGYVLAGYGPLWIGAASSVSAAGMVAVVSGVILALACLFGPARSRVGVAAGG encoded by the coding sequence ATGGGAGCCGAATTCGTCCAGTTTTCCTTGACCCCGATCCTGATCGGCATGTTCGCCGCCATGGCCTGTGCGCTGCCCGGCAACTTCCTGATCCTGCGCCGTCAGGCCCTGATCGGCGATGCGATCAGCCATGTTGTGCTGCCCGGCATCGTCGTGGCGTTCCTGATCACCGGCACCGTCACGACCTGGCCGATGCTTCTAGGCGCGGCCGGTGCAGCGCTCCTCGCCGTGGTGTTGATCGAGGCCGTGCGCCGCCTTGGCCGGATCGAGCCCGGCGCGGCGATGGGCGTCGTCTTCACCTCGCTCTTCGCGGCGGGCGTTTTGCTGCTGGAACAATCCGATACCTCGTCCGTCCACCTCGACGTGGAACACGCGCTGATGGGCAACCTCGAGCAATTGATCTGGCTGCGCGCTGACGGGTGGGGCTCGCTGCTGGACCCCGAGGCACTGGCGCATCTGCCGCCGGAGCTGCCGCGCATGGCGGTGGTCGCGGCGATCATCGGCCTGCTGACGCTGGTGTTCTGGCGGCCCCTCAAGCTCGCCTCCTTCGATGAAGGCTTCGCGCGCGCGCTCGGCCTGCCCGTCACGCTGATCGGACTGGGGTTGGTCACCGCCGCCGCCGCGGCCGCCGTCGCGGCATTCGATGCGGTCGGCTCGATCATCGTGATCGCCATGTTCATCTGCCCGCCCGCCGCCGCGCGGCTGATGACCAATCGGCTCGGCAAGCAGGTGGCGTGGAGCATGCTGTTTGCCTGTATCTCGGCCATCGCGGGCTACGTGCTTGCAGGCTACGGCCCGCTCTGGATCGGCGCGGCCTCCTCCGTCTCTGCGGCTGGCATGGTGGCGGTCGTCTCCGGCGTGATCCTGGCGCTCGCCTGTCTCTTCGGACCCGCCCGGAGCCGGGTGGGCGTGGCAGCGGGAGGCTAG
- a CDS encoding heavy metal translocating P-type ATPase — protein MKHATANLSVQGLNCASCVGRVERALAAVPGVDEVAVNLATETARVRYASDAVNVEALASASTEAGYPAEVVEDGTVSAPDSTDETRNAFRRMWIALALGLPVFLLEMGAHTIPAIHRAIAGSIGMQGSWLIQFTLTALILLGPGRVFFRLGVPALLKGAPEMNSLVALGTAAAFSYSTVATFAPQLLPAASRTVYFEAAAVIVVLILLGRALEAGAKGRTGAAIRALVGLQVRQARVLRNGATTDIEIDDLMVGDVVVLRPGERVPVDGEVIEGTSYLDEAMITGEPIPVEKSVGSTVTGGTVNGSGALQVRVTRVGADTTLSQIIRMVQDAQGAKLPIQSLVDRVTMYFVPVVMAVAALTVLIWLLFGPEPTLTYALVAGVSVLIIACPCAMGLATPTSIMVGTGRAAELGVLFRKGDALQQLSGIDTVALDKTGTITEGRPEVTEVILAEGFARETVLSLAAAVEGASEHPIASAIIRAAKNVFTASEVEVVTGQGIRAQVEGRHVAVGSGRFMAETGVEVQALSEAEEAHMGRGETTIFVAVDGALAAMIAVADAVKPSSKQAIEALHARGLRVAMITGDKRATAEAIAAQIGIDDVIAEVMPDGKVNALNELRGEGAVAFVGDGINDAPALAQADVGIAIGTGTDVAIESADVVLMSGDLTGVVTAIDASRHTMRNIRQNLGWAFVYNTALIPVAAGLLYPFTGMLLSPAFAAGAMALSSVSVIGNALRLRGMERG, from the coding sequence ATGAAACACGCCACCGCCAACCTCTCCGTCCAAGGCCTGAACTGCGCGTCCTGCGTCGGGCGGGTGGAACGGGCTCTCGCCGCGGTGCCCGGTGTCGATGAGGTCGCCGTCAACCTCGCGACCGAGACGGCGCGGGTCCGCTACGCCTCCGACGCGGTCAATGTCGAGGCATTGGCCAGCGCCTCGACCGAGGCGGGCTATCCCGCGGAAGTGGTTGAAGACGGTACGGTTTCTGCGCCCGACAGCACGGATGAGACCCGCAATGCTTTCCGACGCATGTGGATCGCGCTGGCCCTGGGGCTGCCGGTCTTCCTGCTGGAAATGGGGGCGCACACCATTCCCGCAATCCACCGCGCAATTGCAGGCAGCATCGGAATGCAGGGATCGTGGTTGATCCAATTCACCTTAACCGCGTTAATCCTTTTGGGGCCGGGCCGGGTTTTCTTCCGCCTCGGCGTGCCTGCCTTGCTCAAAGGCGCGCCCGAGATGAACAGCCTTGTGGCGCTCGGCACGGCGGCGGCGTTCAGCTACTCGACCGTGGCGACCTTTGCGCCGCAACTTCTGCCCGCCGCCTCCCGCACTGTCTACTTCGAGGCCGCCGCCGTGATCGTCGTCCTCATCCTTCTGGGCCGCGCATTGGAAGCCGGCGCGAAGGGGCGGACCGGCGCGGCGATCCGCGCTCTGGTGGGGCTGCAAGTGCGCCAGGCCCGCGTATTGCGCAACGGCGCGACGACGGACATTGAAATCGACGACCTCATGGTGGGCGACGTCGTCGTCCTGCGCCCCGGTGAGAGAGTGCCCGTCGACGGCGAAGTGATCGAGGGCACCTCGTACCTTGATGAGGCGATGATCACCGGAGAGCCAATTCCTGTCGAGAAATCAGTTGGTTCGACTGTCACCGGCGGCACGGTCAACGGCTCCGGCGCGCTGCAGGTCCGCGTCACGCGGGTGGGGGCGGACACGACCCTGTCACAGATCATCCGCATGGTGCAGGATGCTCAAGGCGCGAAGCTCCCGATCCAGTCTCTTGTCGACCGCGTGACGATGTATTTCGTGCCGGTCGTGATGGCGGTGGCCGCCTTGACCGTCCTGATCTGGCTGCTGTTCGGTCCGGAACCGACGCTCACCTACGCGTTGGTTGCCGGGGTCAGCGTGCTGATCATCGCCTGCCCCTGTGCCATGGGTCTGGCCACGCCGACTTCGATCATGGTGGGCACCGGACGCGCGGCGGAGCTTGGGGTGCTGTTCCGAAAAGGCGATGCGCTTCAGCAACTTAGCGGGATCGACACGGTTGCCTTGGACAAGACCGGAACGATCACCGAGGGCCGGCCCGAGGTGACAGAGGTCATCCTCGCAGAGGGCTTTGCACGCGAAACCGTCCTGTCGCTCGCGGCCGCCGTCGAAGGCGCCTCCGAGCATCCCATCGCCAGCGCAATCATCCGCGCCGCGAAGAATGTCTTCACGGCAAGTGAGGTTGAAGTCGTGACCGGACAGGGCATCCGAGCGCAGGTCGAGGGACGTCACGTCGCCGTAGGCTCCGGTCGTTTCATGGCGGAAACGGGCGTCGAGGTGCAAGCTCTCTCGGAGGCGGAAGAGGCCCACATGGGGCGCGGTGAGACAACCATATTCGTGGCGGTGGACGGCGCATTGGCGGCGATGATCGCCGTGGCCGACGCAGTGAAGCCGTCCAGCAAGCAGGCTATCGAGGCCCTGCACGCGCGCGGTCTGCGTGTGGCAATGATCACGGGCGACAAGCGGGCGACCGCAGAGGCCATCGCGGCGCAGATCGGCATCGACGACGTGATCGCGGAGGTCATGCCAGACGGCAAGGTTAACGCTCTTAACGAATTGCGCGGTGAGGGCGCCGTGGCGTTCGTGGGCGACGGCATCAACGACGCGCCGGCGCTGGCGCAGGCCGATGTTGGCATCGCGATTGGCACCGGCACGGACGTGGCCATCGAAAGTGCCGATGTCGTCCTGATGTCCGGTGACCTGACCGGCGTCGTGACCGCCATCGATGCGTCCCGGCATACCATGCGCAACATTCGCCAGAACCTCGGATGGGCCTTCGTCTACAATACCGCGCTCATCCCCGTGGCGGCAGGTCTGCTCTATCCGTTTACGGGCATGTTGCTGTCTCCGGCCTTCGCAGCGGGGGCGATGGCTCTGTCCAGCGTTTCGGTGATCGGCAATGCGCTGAGGCTCCGCGGGATGGAGCGGGGATAG